Proteins encoded by one window of Vidua chalybeata isolate OUT-0048 chromosome 15, bVidCha1 merged haplotype, whole genome shotgun sequence:
- the LOC128795601 gene encoding translation initiation factor IF-2-like isoform X1, with amino-acid sequence MLSARQAPRQGHPAAPRRREQPGRTTPGGAGLSALPARCPRRQPGRRSRLLTAPRERLQQLGRRKFPRPARAGARRFLKPDVTPSGPSGDPRACAPRPSPLPGDSPSPPSSAPPAGSSASSYPGGRRGPLLAAPLSSQPSSAGRCPRRVPRPPRCRTRRRPCPHSRSELPAASGGSPTAAAATGGSDALTDSLINNNKDTESEQAGNFVDETRGRADSSWLFSRSIGQLTGIKLQET; translated from the exons ATGCTGTCAGCGCGCCAAGCCCCCCGGCAGGGGCACCCGGCGGCTCCGCGGAGAAGGGAGCAGCCTGGGCGCACAACTCCTGGAGGAGCCGGGCTGTCAGCGCTGCCTGCGCGGTGCCCCCGACGCCAGCCTGGGAGACGCTCCCGCCTCTTGACAGCTCCGCGCGAGCGGCTGCAGCAGCTCGGCAGGAGGAAGTTCCCGCGCCCCGCTCGGGCCGGTGCCAGAAGGTTCCTGAAGCCTGACGTGACACCGAGCGGCCCGAGCGGGGACCCCCGCGCATGCGCCCCGCGCCCCTCACCGTTGCCGGGTGACTCGCCCTCCCCGCCGTCCTCAGCACCACCGGCAGGTTCCTCCGCCTCTTCCTACCCCGGGGGCCGGCGCGGGCCTCTCCTCGCCGCTCCGCTCTCCTCGCAGCCCTCCTCCGCCGGCCGCTGCCCGCGCCGTGtgccgcggccgccgcgctgCCGGACCCGACGCCGTCCGTGCCCTCACAGCCGCTCCGAGCTCCCAGCCGCGAGCGGGGGGTCCCCGACGGCAGCGGCGGCGACGGGCGGAAGTGACGCGCTGACTGACAG CCTCATCAACAACAATAAAGATACTGAATCAGAACAAGCTGGCAATTTTGTTGATGAAACACGGGGGAGAGCGGACTCCAGCTGGCTCTTCAGCAGATCCATTGGCCAGTTGACAGGAATAAAACTGCAAGAAACCTGA